Below is a window of Allomuricauda ruestringensis DSM 13258 DNA.
CTGTAGGTATAGTATTGTAAAACTTCTTCCAAAGCCATTTTAAGAGCTTTGTTTATGGGCATTATTTTGGAGCCCAATTGAAAATCGATTTGATTTAATTGCATATAATAGTCCGTAAAGACAGGGACATCCATTCCTTTCAAAATAGCTTCGGACGCAACAAGATAGTTGTCGGCCTGTTCTTCTTTGATGGTTTTACAAGTTGCCAATCGTAAATTGCCATATTTGTCCCTGTTCGTGGCGTAGCCAAATAATCTGCACATTAAGCCTCTATGACGGTAACTCCCACAATGGCCTTTACCTATAATGGAAACAGGTGTCAGCATAAAGCAGGTCATAATCGGGTATTCATTGATACTTGTAAGTGCATCCTCCGCTTTACCAGATAAAAATAGATGAAATGCCCAAGGTAAAAACTCCAAAGGAGAAGCTTCAATATTAGGGTAAGTACAACATTTTCCGCAACCCGAAACACAGCCAATTCCAGATGCTTTTTGAAATTGAAGGGTTTCTTTCTCCAATTGATCAAATAACCTTTCAACCAATTGAACTTTATTTTCCAGTGTCATTATTCTTTATCGAAAGTATGTTTTATTTCGATACAGAGGCAACATAAATTCAATTGATTTTTTTGATACCACCTTATGTTGGAAATACCCAAACCATTGTAGAAACTCAAAACGATAAAATATAGGAAATACCAATGGAAAAGGACTTCCAACCTGAAGCAATTACAACAATTGTGAATCAACTACAAGAGACATTTATCTGGTTTTAGGTAATGCGTTAGTTGTTGTTCACGCGGTATGTTACCCCTCGGTTGGTGATGACTCTTCCCGTTTTTACAGTTAAAGATGCCATGTCCGAAGTGATTGGGCTGCAGCTTCCGGTACTGCTGGAGGCATGTACACGGAAAATATATCCATTTTTAGAGGTGTCTGGCGAGTTCACGCTAAGGTTTGCTGTTTGCGTTCCCGAGTATTCAGCTCCATCCGAGATAAGGGCAAAATTGGTTCCACCATCTGTACTTACCTCCCATTGATAGGTATCTACGTTGATAGCTGTAACCGAAAAACTTCCATTATTGCCCATAACAACTGTTTGATCTGTGGGTTGTGATGATATGGTGAAAGGTGTTATCGTAATGATTTGCTCCACATCAGTGGTGTTTCCAGCCGTATCTGTAATCCTGTATGTACGTGTAATGATTTCCGGATTGCTTCCTCCATCGCTAACATCACTCACAAAAACTACCGTTGGATTTGGGTCGCAATTATCGGCTTCATCTGTTATTACGGCTTCATCTGGTGTAGGAATGTCAGCCGAACAATTCACCATTATTGGAGCTGGAGCACTTGCTGTGGGTGCTGTTGACTCAACAGTAATCATTGTCGTAGCTGCCAAGTCTGGATGAGTGGGATCTCCGGGCATGCCTCCATATTCTACCAAATATCCTTTTGGTTGATAATCCCCGCTAGCAGCTCCTGTGTTGGAAAGGTCGTTCCAAGACCCGGGCAATCCAACCCCTGGAGCAGTGATGTGGGCATAATCCTCGTCTCCGGATTGATTGGGCTCGCCGGAATTCCAAAATTCATAACCAAAAGCGGTTCCACCGCCAGTTCCCCTCCAGAACAAGGTTCCTGCTTCAGGGCCGGTTACCCAGTACCAATCTCCTTCGGTGGCGGCATCACTTGCCCCGATCCAACCTGCTCCTGGTGCTTGTGAACCCAACAGATCCGATTCGTCTTGAAAGGAAATGGTGGCCAAATAGCCTTGGAGTCCATAAAATGTTCTTAAGGCTGCGGCATCGCGGGCTGCGGTCCAAGTAATTCCTTCGGAAGGGACATACTCATAATAGTGCCCTGTGGATTCCAAATAGTTAGCCTCGTTCATTACTATGGAAAATGTTCTTGTGTCGCCACTGCTTACGGTGGCCGTAGTTTGGAAAACTACAGCGCTAATAGCTGCCTCAAATTCGGCCAAGGTCGCCGGCCCTTCCAAGAACAACCTTCCTTCGGAAGTGTCATAGCTGGCCGTTATGTTGGTGTGTGTTCCAGTTAAACTCAGAACATCGCCGGAAACATCGTAATTTGAAGTAACCTGCACATAAACACCATCCAACGTACTGCTGTCAGCGTCTGAAATATCTACACTTTCTACGACAGAAATCGTATTGCCAGGACAAAAAATTTGG
It encodes the following:
- a CDS encoding YkgJ family cysteine cluster protein, whose amino-acid sequence is MTLENKVQLVERLFDQLEKETLQFQKASGIGCVSGCGKCCTYPNIEASPLEFLPWAFHLFLSGKAEDALTSINEYPIMTCFMLTPVSIIGKGHCGSYRHRGLMCRLFGYATNRDKYGNLRLATCKTIKEEQADNYLVASEAILKGMDVPVFTDYYMQLNQIDFQLGSKIMPINKALKMALEEVLQYYTYRPVPSLDRECV